AAACGCCCAAGCACCTTCCAAGAGTGAGAGGGCCTTTGGATACATGCACATCGGCCAGCGGCGGCTACCAGCCTTGCCTGTGGCTGCTGTGGTGGGGGTCGTGTTGGCATTTGTGGTTGGAATGCTCATGACCTGGCTCATGCCTGGGCCCGATTCGGTTTCGTGGATACGGAAAATGCTCTTAAATGCTGTCTGCTCCTGGCCGGTGCTGTTCGCTCTGGCCTGGGTCTGTATCGTCGACCGTGAAAGTATTCCCGAGGCAGATCTGCGCCCAGAGGAAAACGTGGAGACACACTGGGTCAATACCAGCGCTGTCCACGCATTTTGGGCCACAGCTATTGCCGTCGGGCCCTGTGTTGTCTTTACCATCAATATCAAAACGGATCTGCCAGCGGTGAGTCTGACCCTGCTCGCAGTGGCGGCCTTTATGGTGCTTGCATTCCTGGTGTCATATGGCATTGAAAGGGTGAAAGATCGTGGATAACAGCCTGGCCCACCTGCGCAAGGAGCGTCATTGGTCTCAGGAAGATCTCGCTAGACAGCTGGGGGTGAGTCGGCAAACGATTATTTCGATAGAAAAAGGACAGTTCAATCCCTCTTTGCCCCTGGCCTTCCAGCTGGCGGAAGCCTTTGGACTCACAATCGAGGATATCTTCAAGCCCTAGGTGGAGCGCTACCCTGCCAGTCGTTTGCCAAGGGGGGCGGCTACCTTAGAAAGCAGTGTGCTGCCTGGCAGCATAGGCTAATAGCAATGGGTCGAAGGAGTTGGTATGTCAGAGGCAACAGAGCCGACTAGACAGGAACAGGCAGCAGCGGGAGAGAATAGGCTGGAGCAGCCCTTCGAGCAGACCTACCGCCGGGGGCCTGTGATTATGCGCGGGCCGATGATTCCCAGTGACAACTCGAATACGAACCTGCTGAGCGCGGACCAAGACACGGACTGGCTGCACATGGATCCCTGGCGGGTCTTACGTATTCAAGCCGAGTTCGTGGATGGGTTCGGAGCTCTGGCTGAACTGGGGCCGGCTGTCTCGATTTTTGGGTCTGCCCGCACCAAGAGCGACGACCCCGCCTACGAGTCCGCCCGGCGGATGGGACACGACATAGCCCAGCAGGGGATTGCTGTCATTACCGGCGGCGGACCGGGAGTGATGGAAGCGGCTAACCGGGGAGCGGCCGAAGCTGGCGGCAAGTCCGTGGGCCTGGGCATTGAACTGCCCCATGAGCAGGGCATCAACCAGTGGGTCAACCTGGGCATGAGTTTCCGTTATTTCTTCGTGCGCAAGACCATGTTTGTCAAGTACTCGTCAGGCGTGATTGTCTGCCCAGGCGGTTTTGGCACCATGGACGAGATGTTTGAGCTACTCACCCTGGTTCAGACCCACAAGGTGACACGAATGCCCATTGTCTTGTTCGACAAGGCCTACTGGGATGGGCTCTTTGACTGGATTTCCTCAACCGTGCACGACAGGGGCATGATTTCGGACTTAGACCCGAGTCTGCTGGTGCGCACCGACGATCCAGAGGAAGCTGTGCGCGTAGTAGTGAAGAATTGCCAGCAGCAAGAGCAGTAAATTACGACGAACTAGTGCAGAGCGGCAGTGGGGGGCAGCGCGATTCCCTACTGCCGGTCGGGCCTCGGGCGCTGGGTGGAAGGCTTTGCTCAGCGCTTTGCAGCCAGCAGGATGCCAGTGCCCACCGGCAGGAGGCAGGCGTCGAAGTCGTTGCTCTCCTGGTAGTCGTCGAGAATCTGCCGGATCATGGTAACCCGCTCTGAGCGGTTGGCCGGGTTCATGATACCGCCGTCTTCTTCGTTTTGCGCGAAGCACATGGCATCGGTGAAGAGAATTTGCCCGCGCTCGCGTAAGAGCCTTGGTGCCTCGGCTAGGGCGTCACGGTAGTTGTCATTTTCGCCGGCCACCACAATCAAATCGTAGTCTCGCGGGTTTAGACGGGGAAAATATGCTTTGGCGGGCGCGTTGACAGCGCGCAGGCGGGCTGTCGTGTGGCCGCTCAAACTGCGGAAGGTCTGGCGGATGAGGTCAACACCTTGGGCTGAGGAGTCTACCGCGGTAAATTGACCACCGGCCCCCAGTCCTTCAATCAGTCTAATGGTCTCCACCACCGAACCGGTACCCACCAAGATAATGGACTGAGCCCTACTCGCCCTAGCTACCACCTTGAGGAAGGCACCCTGCGCTACGCAGGACTGAGCGAAGCCCGCCTCACTGGCCAGTGCGCGCGAGGAGGCTAAAAATTCGGACTCAGCGTTCAGCGCGCAGGCCTCGGCGTACTCCCAGGCTTTGGCGTGGTTCGTGTAGGAAGTCTTATTCATATCTTTACTCTAACGACTGGCCCTCACAAGTGGCGTCCTGGCGGGCCTGCTTGATTAAGGACCAGATGGTATCTGCTATATCTATGCCGCGCGGGCAGTAGCGGGTGCAGGCGCGAACTGACTGGCAGGCGCGTAGACCGTCGGCCTGATTGATGGTTTGCAGGCGCTCCGAGGCCCGGCTGTCGCGCGAATCGCGGATAAAGCGGGCCGAGGCTACCAGGGCTGCGGGGCCTATAAACGCTTCACCTCCTGCGTATATGGGACAGGCCGCTTCGCACAAGCCGCAGGCAATGCAGTTGCTCAGGAGCTCGTAGGCCTTCAACTCCTGCGGTGACTGGAGGTATTCGCTGGAAGCTGCGGCTAGGGGAGTGTCTGCCAATTCGCTGGATAGGTCGCCGTCTTGATGAGCTGGACTAGCTTGACTAGGTAGCTGCCCGGGGCTTTGGTGCTGCAGGTAGGGCTGTATTTGAGTGATCTGCCCCATCATCGGTTGGATGTCTACCAGCAAATCGCGCAAGACTGGAAAACCAGGCAAGGGAGCTAATTCGATAGCTTCCTGAGCGTCATCTGGCTGGCTGTTGGATGCCTCTTCTGCCCGGGCAAACGCGGTGAACTGTGCTGGCGGCTGGTGAGCAGAGAAAGGCGAGGGCTCCTGCTCAGGCAGGGGGCAGGCGTATCCGCTGGTGGCAGAGCTGGTGAGGCGAAAACCTGGCTGACCAGTGTACGTATTCTTACGGGCGCGGGCGCGGATCTGGGCCGTGCGGAGGGCTTGGCTCACCGTTATCTTGCAGAGTAGGGCGGGCTGGCCGTTAACTAAAACGCCGTCTGAGCCACACATGCCGTGGCCGCAGGAGTAGCGGAAGGCCAGGCTGGGGTCGAACTCGCGTTTGATGGTGAGCA
This window of the Bombiscardovia nodaiensis genome carries:
- a CDS encoding (2Fe-2S)-binding protein, with the translated sequence MEESKSSHTRILIRIHRARPLPALQGASQQHRPNPFAAASSRSSLAQPGEHMKRWVQEYELTTSPQSTLLDCLLTIKREFDPSLAFRYSCGHGMCGSDGVLVNGQPALLCKITVSQALRTAQIRARARKNTYTGQPGFRLTSSATSGYACPLPEQEPSPFSAHQPPAQFTAFARAEEASNSQPDDAQEAIELAPLPGFPVLRDLLVDIQPMMGQITQIQPYLQHQSPGQLPSQASPAHQDGDLSSELADTPLAAASSEYLQSPQELKAYELLSNCIACGLCEAACPIYAGGEAFIGPAALVASARFIRDSRDSRASERLQTINQADGLRACQSVRACTRYCPRGIDIADTIWSLIKQARQDATCEGQSLE
- a CDS encoding transcriptional regulator, with product MDNSLAHLRKERHWSQEDLARQLGVSRQTIISIEKGQFNPSLPLAFQLAEAFGLTIEDIFKP
- the safC gene encoding O-methyltransferase; this encodes MNKTSYTNHAKAWEYAEACALNAESEFLASSRALASEAGFAQSCVAQGAFLKVVARASRAQSIILVGTGSVVETIRLIEGLGAGGQFTAVDSSAQGVDLIRQTFRSLSGHTTARLRAVNAPAKAYFPRLNPRDYDLIVVAGENDNYRDALAEAPRLLRERGQILFTDAMCFAQNEEDGGIMNPANRSERVTMIRQILDDYQESNDFDACLLPVGTGILLAAKR
- a CDS encoding Rossman fold protein, TIGR00730 family; the encoded protein is MSEATEPTRQEQAAAGENRLEQPFEQTYRRGPVIMRGPMIPSDNSNTNLLSADQDTDWLHMDPWRVLRIQAEFVDGFGALAELGPAVSIFGSARTKSDDPAYESARRMGHDIAQQGIAVITGGGPGVMEAANRGAAEAGGKSVGLGIELPHEQGINQWVNLGMSFRYFFVRKTMFVKYSSGVIVCPGGFGTMDEMFELLTLVQTHKVTRMPIVLFDKAYWDGLFDWISSTVHDRGMISDLDPSLLVRTDDPEEAVRVVVKNCQQQEQ